A stretch of the Arvicola amphibius chromosome 8, mArvAmp1.2, whole genome shotgun sequence genome encodes the following:
- the Ncl gene encoding nucleolin — protein MVKLAKAGKTHGESKKMAPPPKEVEEDSEDEEMSEDEEDDSSGEEEVVIPQKKGKKATTPAKKVVVSQTKKVAVPTPAKKAAVTPGKKAAATPAKKAVTPVKAVATPGKKGTAQGKALVAASGKKGAVTPAKGAKNGKNAKKEESDEDEDDDDDEEDDSDEDEDDEEEDEFEPPVVKGVKPTKVAAAAPASEDEDEEDDEDDDDDDDDEDDSEEEAMEITPAKGKKTPAKVVPVKTKAVAEEEDDEDDEDDEDDDDDEEEDEDEEDEDEDEEEEEEPVKVAPGKRKKEMTKQKEVPEAKKQKVVEGSESTTPYNLFIGNLNPNKSVAELKDAISELFAKNDLAVVDVRTGTNRKFGYVDFESAEDQEKALELTGLKVFGNEIKLEKPKGRDSKKVRAARTLVAKNLSFNITEDDLKEAFEDAVEIRMVTQDGRCKGIAYIEFKSEADAEKNLEEKQGTEIDGRSVSLSYTGEKGQQRQERPGKNSTWSGESKTLVLSNLSYSATEETLQEVFEKATFIKVPQNQQGKSKGYAFIEFASFEDAKEALSSCNKMEIEGRTIRLELQGPRGSANARSQPSKTLFVKGLSEDTTEETLKESFEGSVRARIVTDRETGSSKGFGFVDFNSEEDAKAAKEAMEDGEIDGNKVTLDWAKPKGEGGFGGRGGGRGGFGGRGGGRGGRGGFGGRGRGGFGGRGGFRGGRGGGGGDFKPQGKKTKFE, from the exons ATGGTGAAGCTCGCAAAG GCCGGCAAAACCCACGGTGAGTCCAAGAAAATGGCTcctcccccaaaggaagtggAAGAAGATAGTGAGGATGAAGAAATGtcagaagatgaagaagatgacAGCAGTGGAGAAGAGGAG GTTGTCATCCCTcagaaaaaaggcaagaaagCTACAACTCCAGCAAAGAAGGTAGTTGTTTCACAAACAAAAAAGGTTGCAGTTCCCACACCAGCTAAGAAAGCTGCTGTTACCCCAGGTAAAAAGGCAGCAGCCACACCAGCCAAGAAGGCAGTTACACCAGTCAAAGCAGTTGCGACACCTGGTAAGAAGGGAACCGCACAAGGAAAAGCATTGGTAGCAGCCTCTGGTAAAAAGGGAGCTGTCACACCAGCCAAGGGCGCTAAGAATGGTAAGAATGCCAAGAAGGAAGAAagtgatgaagatgaagatgacgACGACGATGAAGAAGACGACAGTGATGAGGATGAAGATGATGAGGAAGAGGATGAATTTGAGCCACCAGTAGTGAAAGGAGTGAAGCCAACAAAGgtagctgctgctgctcctgcctcagaggatgaagatgaggaagatgatgaagatgatgatgatgatgatgatgatgaagatg ACTCTGAGGAAGAAGCTATGGAGATCACACCtgctaaaggaaagaaaactcctGCAAAAGTTGTTCCTGTGAAAACCAAGGCTGTGGCTGAAGAAgaggatgatgaggatgatgaagatgatgaggatgatgacgatgatgaagaggaggatgaagatgaagaagatgaggatgaagatgaagaagaggaggaag AGCCTGTTAAAGTAGCAcctggaaaaaggaagaaggaaatgaccaAGCAGAAGGAAGTCCCCGAAGCCAAGAAACAGAAAGTGGTGGAAG GCTCGGAATCAACAACACCTTACAATCTCTTCATTGGAAACCTTAATCCAAACAAGTCTGTTGCAGAATTAAAAGATGCCATCAGTGAACTTTTTGCTAAAAATGATCTTGCTGTTGTGGATGTCAGAACTGGTACAAATAG GAAATTTGGCTATGTGGACTTTGAGTCTGCTGAAGACCAAGAAAAGGCCTTGGAACTCACTGGtttaaaagtgtttggcaatgaaattaaactagaaaaaccaaaaggaagagatAGTAAGAAAG ttcGAGCTGCAAGAACACTTGTAGCAAAAAATCTTTCATTCAACATCACTGAGGATGATTTAAAAGAAGCATTTGAAGATGCTGTGGAGATCAGAATGGTTACCCAGGATGGGAGGTGTAAAGG GATTGCTTACATTGAATTTAAGTCTGAGGCTGATGCAGAGAAAAACCTTGAAGAGAAGCAGGGGACAGAAATTGATGGGCGGTCTGTTTCACTCTCCTACACTGGGGAGAAAGGACAACAAAGACAAGAAAGACCTGGAAAGAATAGCACTTGGAGTG GTGAATCAAAAACTTTGGTTTTAAGTAACCTTTCCTACAGTGCAACAGAAGAAACTCTTCAGGAGGTATTTGAGAAAGCAACTTTTATCAAAGTGCCCCAGAACCAACAAGGCAAATCTAAAgg GTATGCATTTATAGAATTTGCTTCATTTGAAGATGCTAAAGAAGCTTTAAGCTCTTGTAATAAAATGGAAATCGAGGGCAGAACAATCAGGCTGGAGTTACAAGGACCCAGGGGATCAGCTAATGCAAGAAGTC aGCCATCCAAAACTCTGTTTGTCAAAGGTCTTTCTGAAGATACCACTGAGGAGACCTTAAAAGAATCATTTGAGGGCTCTGTTCGTGCGAGAATCGTCACAGATCGGGAAACAGGTTCCTCTAAAGG GTTTGGTTTTGTAGACTTCAATAGTGAGGAAGATGCCAAAGCTGCCAAGGAAGCTATGGAAGATGGAGAAATTGATGGAAACAAAGTTACTTTGGACTGGGCCAAACCTAAGGGTGAAGGTGGCTTTGgtggcagaggaggaggcagaggaggtttCGGAGGCCGAGGCggtggcagaggaggaagaggcggaTTTGGCGGCAGAGGCCGAGGAGGCTTTGGAG GTCGAGGAGGCTTCCGaggtggcagaggaggaggaggaggagacttcAAGCCACAAGGAAAGAAGACGAAGTTTGAATAA